One segment of Streptomyces sp. XD-27 DNA contains the following:
- a CDS encoding alpha/beta fold hydrolase: protein MGTVVPPRITPFVPPCELVGNGPHRVIAVHGWLSDRAAYAAVLPHIDRRAFTYALPDLRGYGEARDIPGDYTTAEAAGDLLALADHLGWDRFSLVGHSMGGAVAQRVVAAAPQRVRRMVGLAPVPASGVPLHGAQWELFAGAAEQPENRRQIIDFTTGSRHPDAWLDLMVRHSREHSDVKAFRAWLDSWALEDFHEEIEGATVPVRVVVGAHDPALTAEVMRQTWLRWYVRAELVELPCAGHYPADETPLELVRAVEDFLNEVEA from the coding sequence ATGGGAACCGTCGTGCCACCCCGAATTACACCCTTCGTTCCACCCTGTGAACTGGTCGGCAACGGCCCGCATCGGGTCATCGCGGTCCACGGCTGGCTCTCCGATCGCGCCGCGTACGCCGCGGTCCTGCCGCACATCGACCGGCGGGCCTTCACGTACGCCCTGCCCGACCTGCGCGGCTATGGCGAGGCGCGCGACATCCCCGGGGACTACACCACCGCGGAGGCGGCCGGCGATCTGCTCGCGCTCGCCGACCACCTCGGCTGGGACCGCTTCTCCCTCGTCGGCCACTCCATGGGCGGGGCCGTGGCCCAGCGGGTCGTGGCCGCCGCGCCGCAGCGCGTACGCCGGATGGTGGGGCTCGCCCCCGTACCGGCGAGTGGTGTGCCCCTGCACGGGGCTCAGTGGGAGCTGTTCGCGGGCGCCGCCGAGCAACCGGAGAACCGGCGGCAGATCATCGACTTCACCACCGGCAGCAGGCATCCCGACGCCTGGCTGGACCTGATGGTGCGGCATTCGCGGGAGCACAGTGACGTCAAGGCGTTCCGGGCGTGGCTGGACTCCTGGGCCCTGGAGGACTTCCACGAGGAGATCGAGGGTGCCACCGTCCCGGTACGGGTGGTGGTCGGCGCGCACGACCCGGCGCTGACCGCCGAGGTGATGCGGCAGACGTGGCTGCGCTGGTACGTACGCGCCGAACTGGTGGAGCTGCCGTGCGCCGGGCACTATCCGGCCGACGAGACGCCGCTGGAGCTCGTCCGGGCCGTGGAGGACTTCCTCAACGAGGTTGAGGCCTGA
- a CDS encoding lytic transglycosylase domain-containing protein, with amino-acid sequence MVSRRGRFVGVAVTVAALLAVAAVVVVRQLIGSGPGLPTIPDKYRPTVESAARSCPRLSVPLMAAQIHAESRWQPDADSGHAQGISQFSPVTWSEWGRDGNGDGRADVWEPKDAIPSQARYMCHLYKVVADVPGDPTQLALAAYNAGPGAVLKARGIPPIDETRGYVDRIVNDLLPQYEKSEAEHASNAPSSSGAPSPAGAPSSSATSSGAPSSGAPLSGTPFSGASAR; translated from the coding sequence GTGGTGAGCCGTCGCGGGCGGTTCGTCGGAGTGGCCGTCACCGTCGCGGCGCTGCTCGCCGTCGCGGCGGTCGTCGTCGTACGGCAGTTGATCGGCTCGGGCCCCGGCCTGCCCACCATTCCGGACAAGTACCGACCCACGGTGGAATCGGCCGCCCGCAGCTGTCCGCGGCTGAGCGTGCCGCTGATGGCCGCGCAGATACACGCCGAGAGCCGCTGGCAGCCGGACGCGGACTCCGGGCACGCCCAGGGCATCTCCCAGTTCTCGCCGGTCACATGGTCGGAATGGGGCCGGGACGGGAACGGCGACGGCCGGGCGGACGTCTGGGAGCCCAAGGACGCCATCCCGTCCCAGGCCCGGTACATGTGCCATCTGTACAAGGTGGTGGCGGACGTACCCGGTGACCCCACCCAGCTCGCCCTCGCCGCGTACAACGCCGGTCCGGGCGCGGTCCTCAAGGCCCGGGGCATCCCCCCGATCGACGAGACGCGCGGCTATGTGGACCGGATCGTGAACGATCTGCTGCCGCAGTACGAGAAGAGCGAGGCGGAGCACGCCTCCAACGCGCCGTCGTCTTCCGGAGCCCCGTCGCCCGCGGGTGCGCCGTCCTCCAGCGCTACGTCGTCCGGTGCTCCGTCCTCGGGTGCTCCACTCTCGGGTACTCCGTTCTCCGGCGCGTCGGCCCGCTGA
- a CDS encoding lactonase family protein — MYLGSFGGGITVATYDVASGALTAAGFFDRVADPSFLALGPSGRVLYAVDERPGGTVRALAIGADGALTALGPARSTGGDGPTHLAVHPGGRHLLTANYGSGSVAVHPIRPDGALGGRTDLVRHTGSGPDPERQEGPHAHQVLADPKGRFVLAVDLGTDTVYTYRLDAARGRLTPVSEARTAPGAGPRHLAFHPGARFAYVVGELDGTITVAAYDDCSGELSPRDAWPTLPDRAEPGGRNYPAGVVVSADGRFVYVSNRGHDSVARFAVTDGGAGLRLLDAVPCGGAYPRHIGLSPSGTLLFAGNQNTGTVTVFRVDRRTGRLTPSGAPFTAPVPVCVLPL; from the coding sequence CACCGTCGCGACGTACGACGTCGCGAGCGGGGCGCTGACCGCCGCCGGGTTCTTCGACCGCGTCGCCGATCCGTCCTTCCTGGCCCTGGGCCCCTCCGGCCGGGTGCTGTACGCGGTGGACGAGCGGCCCGGCGGCACCGTGCGAGCCCTCGCGATCGGTGCGGACGGGGCGCTCACCGCGCTCGGCCCGGCCCGGTCCACCGGCGGTGACGGACCCACCCATCTGGCCGTGCACCCCGGCGGCCGCCACCTTCTGACGGCCAATTACGGGTCGGGAAGCGTCGCCGTGCACCCCATCCGCCCCGACGGCGCGCTGGGTGGGCGTACGGATCTCGTACGGCACACCGGTTCCGGACCGGATCCCGAGCGGCAGGAAGGCCCGCACGCACACCAGGTCCTGGCCGACCCCAAGGGCCGCTTCGTGCTCGCGGTCGACCTCGGCACCGACACGGTGTACACCTACCGGCTCGATGCGGCACGCGGGCGGCTGACCCCGGTTTCGGAAGCGAGGACGGCCCCGGGCGCCGGGCCCCGGCATCTGGCCTTCCACCCCGGGGCCCGGTTCGCGTATGTCGTCGGCGAGTTGGACGGCACGATCACGGTCGCGGCGTACGACGATTGCTCGGGCGAACTGAGCCCGCGCGACGCGTGGCCGACGCTGCCCGACCGCGCCGAGCCGGGCGGGCGCAACTACCCGGCGGGGGTCGTGGTCTCGGCCGACGGGCGGTTCGTCTACGTGTCCAACCGGGGCCACGACAGCGTCGCGCGGTTCGCGGTGACCGATGGCGGCGCCGGGCTCCGGCTGCTGGACGCGGTGCCGTGCGGTGGGGCGTACCCGCGGCACATCGGCCTGTCGCCGTCCGGCACGCTGCTCTTCGCCGGGAACCAGAACACGGGCACGGTCACGGTGTTCCGGGTGGACCGTCGAACAGGTCGGCTCACGCCGTCGGGGGCGCCGTTCACCGCGCCCGTGCCCGTGTGCGTACTGCCGCTGTAA
- a CDS encoding DedA family protein, giving the protein MLEHVGSLTNTPWIYALIGLSVLLDVFLPVLPSGVLVITAATAAAGTTADVVGAASAARVESVLPDMLGLVLCAATASVVGDMVAYRLAWRGSDRLDRAIARSRRLTAAQEKLGTALDNGGGPLVVVARFAPAGRSVVSLSAGAAHRRVTEFLPWSAAAGLAWAAYSVSLGYFGGQWLGATWLSTGVSVLALFAAGAGAVYVVKRPGAAADAPAAGGEQAA; this is encoded by the coding sequence TTGCTGGAACATGTGGGGTCACTGACCAATACCCCATGGATCTATGCCCTCATCGGGTTGTCAGTGCTCCTCGATGTCTTTTTGCCCGTGCTGCCCAGCGGAGTGCTGGTCATCACCGCGGCCACCGCCGCAGCGGGCACCACGGCCGATGTCGTCGGCGCGGCGAGCGCCGCCCGAGTCGAAAGCGTGCTGCCCGACATGCTCGGCCTGGTGCTGTGCGCGGCGACCGCCTCCGTGGTCGGCGACATGGTCGCCTACCGGCTGGCCTGGCGCGGCAGCGACCGGCTCGACCGGGCCATCGCCCGCTCCCGCCGACTCACTGCCGCGCAGGAGAAGTTGGGCACCGCGCTGGACAACGGCGGCGGCCCGCTCGTCGTCGTCGCGCGGTTCGCACCCGCCGGACGGTCCGTGGTCAGCCTGAGCGCGGGCGCCGCGCACCGCCGGGTCACCGAGTTCCTGCCGTGGTCGGCGGCGGCCGGACTGGCCTGGGCCGCCTACAGCGTGAGCCTGGGGTACTTCGGCGGCCAGTGGCTCGGCGCGACCTGGCTGAGCACCGGCGTCTCCGTGCTGGCGCTGTTCGCGGCGGGCGCGGGCGCGGTGTACGTGGTGAAGCGGCCGGGAGCCGCGGCCGACGCCCCGGCGGCGGGTGGCGAGCAGGCCGCGTAA
- a CDS encoding DoxX family protein, protein MSPFSALTERLDATRPYVLSLFRIVVGLLFFCHGAASLLGWFGGLMGSGNTVEAGTWPGWYAAVIQLVGGGLVMVGLGTRSAAFISSGSMAYAYFHEHQSKNLWPIENGGEASAMFCWVFLLLVFTGPGPLALDRIFGGSRDAARTTGSPRQTTSV, encoded by the coding sequence ATGTCCCCCTTTTCCGCTCTCACCGAGCGCCTTGATGCGACGCGCCCGTACGTGCTGTCCCTGTTCCGGATCGTCGTCGGTCTGCTCTTCTTCTGCCACGGCGCCGCCTCGCTGCTCGGCTGGTTCGGCGGCCTGATGGGCTCCGGCAACACCGTCGAGGCCGGCACCTGGCCGGGCTGGTACGCCGCGGTGATCCAGCTCGTCGGCGGCGGGCTCGTCATGGTCGGCCTCGGCACCCGCAGCGCCGCCTTCATATCCTCCGGCTCGATGGCGTACGCGTACTTCCACGAGCACCAGTCGAAGAACCTGTGGCCCATCGAGAACGGCGGCGAGGCGTCCGCGATGTTCTGCTGGGTGTTCCTCCTCCTGGTCTTCACCGGCCCCGGCCCGCTGGCACTGGACCGCATCTTCGGCGGCTCGCGCGACGCGGCCCGCACGACCGGCTCGCCACGCCAGACGACCAGCGTCTGA